Proteins encoded in a region of the Pigmentiphaga litoralis genome:
- a CDS encoding hydantoinase/carbamoylase family amidase: protein MTDTALQNTVRTAAESASPSAALSAVSSAASSFTAEDHVLAATLFDRVRDLSFDGVGVSRESYGASETATLDYLTEWAIQQGLEVVTDAAANRLFTLPGSGDAAHVVVGSHVDSVPQGGNFDGLAGVISGLLCLKRLKDEGRQPAHPLMVAGMRGEESAWFGKAYMGSSAILGKLTADDLALVNKRNGKSMGEAMAAAGVDIDVVAAGTPMPWVSKVHAYLELHIEQGPIMVARKWPTAIVSGIRGNLRHNSVACIGEPGHSGAVPRWLRKDAVFAVADLLMRLDEHWRVLLERGNDLVVTSGIMGTDPAEHAVSRIPGQVNFSFEVRSESTDTLEAFYKVMRDECDAVARQRGVRFEFDRRIASAPAVMDTGIVKTLLDTADALSLPVEKVASGAGHDAALFANAGIPSGMIFIRNEHGSHNPQEAMDMDDFMAGTNLLYHALLRM, encoded by the coding sequence ATGACAGACACCGCCTTGCAGAACACCGTGCGAACCGCCGCGGAATCGGCGTCGCCATCCGCGGCATTATCCGCGGTATCGTCCGCGGCATCGTCCTTTACCGCGGAAGACCACGTGCTGGCCGCCACGCTGTTCGACCGCGTGCGCGACCTGAGCTTCGATGGCGTGGGCGTGTCGCGCGAAAGTTATGGCGCGTCGGAAACGGCCACGCTGGACTACCTGACGGAATGGGCCATCCAGCAAGGCCTGGAAGTCGTGACCGACGCCGCCGCCAACCGCCTCTTCACCTTGCCCGGCAGCGGCGATGCGGCCCACGTCGTGGTCGGCTCGCATGTCGACTCGGTGCCCCAGGGCGGCAACTTCGACGGCCTGGCGGGCGTCATCTCCGGCCTGCTCTGCCTGAAACGCCTGAAGGACGAAGGCCGGCAACCTGCCCACCCCCTGATGGTCGCCGGCATGCGCGGCGAAGAAAGCGCCTGGTTCGGCAAGGCCTACATGGGATCAAGCGCCATCCTGGGCAAACTGACCGCCGACGACCTGGCGCTCGTCAACAAACGCAACGGCAAAAGCATGGGCGAAGCCATGGCCGCGGCGGGGGTCGACATTGACGTGGTGGCCGCCGGCACACCCATGCCCTGGGTATCGAAGGTGCACGCGTATCTGGAACTGCACATCGAACAAGGCCCCATCATGGTTGCCCGCAAATGGCCCACCGCCATCGTCTCGGGCATCCGCGGGAACCTGCGCCACAACAGCGTCGCGTGCATCGGCGAACCCGGCCATTCCGGCGCCGTGCCACGCTGGCTGCGCAAGGATGCAGTGTTTGCCGTGGCCGACCTGCTGATGCGCCTGGACGAACACTGGCGCGTGCTGCTCGAACGCGGCAACGACCTGGTGGTGACGTCCGGCATCATGGGCACCGACCCCGCCGAACACGCCGTCTCGCGCATCCCCGGCCAGGTCAACTTCAGCTTTGAAGTCCGCAGCGAAAGCACCGACACCCTGGAAGCCTTCTACAAGGTCATGCGCGACGAATGCGACGCGGTGGCCCGCCAGCGCGGCGTGCGCTTCGAATTCGACCGCCGCATCGCGTCGGCCCCTGCGGTGATGGACACCGGCATCGTCAAGACGCTGCTGGATACCGCGGACGCCCTGTCGTTGCCGGTCGAAAAAGTCGCCAGCGGCGCAGGCCACGACGCCGCCCTGTTCGCCAACGCCGGTATCCCGTCCGGCATGATCTTCATCCGCAACGAACACGGGTCGCACAACCCGCAAGAAGCCATGGACATGGATGACTTCATGGCTGGGACAAACCTGCTGTATCACGCGTTGCTGCGGATGTAA
- a CDS encoding Bug family tripartite tricarboxylate transporter substrate binding protein produces MTFPVTRPARRAILRNPLSTTLSTTLRTTLRTTLGATLALAGLATFGISTAHAQAFPSKSIRMVVPFAAGGPADVVARELAQKLGQQLGQTVVVENSGGGHGVPAMNAVGRAPADGHTVLMAASGNVTIQPLTMRSSAEAMTKLVPVGLVSSSPHVFVISAKLPVTTFSEFLAYAKANPGKVNIASAGTGGVAHLGMELMKSLSRTQIEHIPYKGTSQVMVDLTSGQVQGLFSSMPSLKSSIDKGTIRALGLTAPSKAADAANMPQLSATLPGMEYTTWYGLYTTAGTPPAIVQTLNAELRKALTDTALVAKLRDQGVDLIASSPEELEARTRTDTAKWGKLIKDENLKLD; encoded by the coding sequence ATGACCTTCCCCGTTACTCGCCCTGCCCGGCGCGCCATCTTGCGTAACCCGCTGAGCACCACACTGAGCACGACACTGCGCACGACACTGCGCACGACCCTGGGCGCCACGCTCGCCCTGGCCGGCCTTGCCACCTTCGGCATCAGTACCGCCCACGCCCAGGCCTTCCCCAGCAAATCCATCCGCATGGTCGTGCCCTTCGCGGCGGGCGGCCCGGCCGACGTAGTCGCCCGTGAATTGGCGCAAAAGCTTGGCCAGCAACTCGGACAGACCGTCGTCGTCGAAAACAGCGGCGGCGGCCACGGCGTGCCGGCCATGAACGCCGTCGGCCGCGCGCCGGCGGACGGCCACACCGTCCTCATGGCGGCATCGGGCAACGTCACCATCCAGCCGCTGACCATGCGCAGCAGCGCCGAAGCCATGACCAAGCTCGTTCCAGTCGGCCTCGTCTCCAGCAGCCCCCACGTGTTCGTCATCAGCGCCAAGCTGCCGGTCACCACCTTTTCGGAATTCCTGGCTTACGCCAAGGCCAACCCAGGCAAGGTCAACATCGCGTCGGCCGGCACCGGCGGCGTGGCGCACCTGGGCATGGAATTGATGAAGTCGCTCAGCCGCACGCAGATCGAACACATCCCGTACAAAGGCACGTCGCAAGTCATGGTCGACCTGACGTCGGGCCAGGTGCAGGGCCTGTTCAGCAGCATGCCCTCGCTCAAGTCCAGCATCGACAAAGGCACCATCCGCGCCCTGGGCCTGACGGCCCCCAGCAAGGCGGCCGACGCCGCCAACATGCCGCAACTGTCCGCCACCCTGCCCGGCATGGAATACACGACCTGGTACGGCCTCTACACCACCGCCGGCACCCCGCCCGCCATCGTCCAGACGCTGAACGCCGAACTGCGCAAGGCCCTGACCGACACGGCCCTGGTGGCCAAGCTGCGCGACCAGGGCGTCGACTTGATCGCCAGTTCGCCCGAAGAACTCGAAGCCCGCACCCGCACCGATACGGCCAAGTGGGGCAAGCTGATCAAGGATGAAAACCTGAAGCTGGATTGA
- a CDS encoding exodeoxyribonuclease III, with translation MLRVISANLNGIRSAYNKGFLPWLAAQDADFVCMQELKAQAADLTVEMLNPPGLYGYFHYAEKKGYSGVGVYARKQPDQVIQGLGVPEIDAEGRYLELVYEGLSVISLYLPSGSSGEHRQSAKFAFMEHFFQHLADLVRCGRQVVLCGDWNIAHREIDLKNWKGNLKNSGFLPEERAWLTRIFEELGWVDVYRQLHPETTGEAYTWWSNRGQAWAKNVGWRIDYQIATSEIAGSAKAAAIYKDERFSDHAPLTVDYDFAV, from the coding sequence ATGCTCCGCGTCATCTCCGCCAACCTCAATGGCATCCGTTCCGCTTACAACAAAGGTTTCCTGCCTTGGCTTGCCGCGCAGGATGCCGACTTTGTGTGCATGCAGGAACTGAAGGCGCAGGCGGCGGACCTGACGGTCGAGATGCTGAATCCGCCGGGCCTGTACGGCTACTTCCACTACGCCGAAAAGAAGGGCTACAGCGGCGTGGGCGTGTATGCACGCAAGCAGCCGGATCAGGTCATCCAGGGCCTGGGCGTGCCTGAGATCGACGCCGAAGGGCGCTACCTGGAGCTGGTCTACGAGGGCCTGTCGGTCATCTCGCTATACCTGCCGTCGGGATCGAGCGGCGAGCACCGCCAGAGCGCCAAATTCGCGTTCATGGAGCACTTCTTCCAGCACCTGGCCGACCTGGTCCGCTGCGGCCGCCAGGTCGTGCTGTGCGGCGATTGGAACATTGCGCACCGCGAAATCGACCTGAAGAACTGGAAGGGCAATCTGAAGAACAGCGGCTTTCTGCCCGAAGAACGTGCGTGGCTGACGCGGATTTTTGAAGAGTTGGGCTGGGTCGACGTGTACCGCCAGCTGCACCCCGAAACCACGGGCGAGGCCTACACGTGGTGGAGCAATCGTGGCCAGGCCTGGGCCAAGAACGTGGGGTGGCGGATCGATTACCAGATCGCGACGTCGGAGATTGCCGGCAGCGCCAAGGCCGCGGCGATTTATAAAGATGAACGCTTTAGTGACCACGCGCCGTTGACGGTTGATTACGACTTCGCAGTCTGA
- the pyrE gene encoding orotate phosphoribosyltransferase, with translation MDDPGRFRTDFVRFATEQGVLRFGTFTTKAGRLSPYFFNAGLFNKGAAVGQLAEFYAQALLASGVEFDMLYGPAYKGIPLVTATAIALAARGRDVPFAFNRKEAKDHGEGGSLVGAPLTGRVVIIDDVISAGTSVRESVKLIQASKATPAAVLIALDRMERVGADDELSKHSAVQDVEHTHGCPVVSIASLDDILDVIQNTHDGEFEQHREAVLSYRAKYGVL, from the coding sequence CTGGATGATCCCGGCCGCTTCCGCACTGATTTCGTCCGCTTCGCGACGGAACAGGGCGTGCTGCGGTTCGGCACGTTCACCACCAAGGCCGGCCGCCTGAGCCCGTACTTCTTCAACGCCGGCCTGTTCAACAAGGGCGCGGCCGTGGGCCAGCTGGCCGAGTTTTACGCGCAGGCGCTGCTGGCGTCGGGCGTCGAATTCGACATGCTGTACGGCCCGGCCTACAAGGGCATTCCGCTGGTGACGGCCACGGCGATCGCACTCGCCGCCCGCGGCCGCGACGTGCCCTTCGCGTTCAACCGCAAGGAAGCGAAAGACCACGGCGAAGGCGGATCGCTGGTGGGCGCGCCCCTGACCGGCCGCGTCGTCATCATCGACGACGTGATCTCGGCCGGCACATCGGTGCGCGAGTCGGTCAAGCTGATCCAGGCCTCCAAGGCCACCCCCGCCGCCGTGCTGATCGCGCTGGACCGGATGGAACGCGTGGGCGCCGACGACGAACTGTCGAAGCATTCCGCCGTGCAGGACGTGGAACACACCCACGGCTGCCCGGTGGTCAGCATCGCGTCGCTGGACGACATTCTGGACGTGATCCAGAACACGCACGACGGCGAGTTCGAACAGCACCGCGAAGCGGTCCTGAGCTACCGCGCCAAGTACGGCGTGCTGTAA
- a CDS encoding HigA family addiction module antitoxin encodes MTKLLPVHPGELLLQEFLQPMGLSQYALAKAIEVPPRRINEIVHGKRAITADTDLRMCRFFGLSEGYWLRGQAYYDLEIARQAITDVLARIQPYSGNVERTVAD; translated from the coding sequence ATGACCAAGCTTCTCCCAGTCCACCCCGGTGAACTTCTGCTGCAAGAATTCCTTCAACCGATGGGGTTGAGCCAGTACGCGCTGGCGAAGGCGATTGAGGTGCCCCCGCGCCGCATCAACGAAATCGTGCATGGCAAGCGCGCCATCACGGCAGATACGGATTTGCGGATGTGCCGTTTCTTTGGTTTGTCCGAAGGCTATTGGCTGCGTGGCCAGGCTTATTACGATCTGGAGATCGCGCGGCAGGCCATTACCGATGTCCTGGCGCGCATCCAGCCGTACAGCGGCAACGTCGAACGGACCGTCGCCGATTGA
- a CDS encoding histidine phosphatase family protein, producing MPPSPVWLIRHGESTANAGLMTRNASASPLTARGREQAERTAAKVVTRPDLLVVSPMQRAIETAAPIVARWPDVPQETWPIQEFTYLSHAKVHGLNVAGRRPMASAYWQRENPDYVDGDDAESFTHFARRLQAFHERLLQQTGFVVVVGHGQFFHAYKTALARGLEVSPQWMREFRRADLVTPLSNGEILVVEPAGIVLA from the coding sequence ATGCCCCCGTCCCCCGTCTGGTTGATCCGGCACGGCGAAAGCACCGCCAACGCCGGGCTGATGACGCGCAATGCGTCAGCCAGTCCGCTGACGGCGCGGGGGCGGGAACAGGCCGAACGCACGGCGGCCAAGGTGGTGACGCGGCCCGATCTGCTGGTCGTGTCGCCCATGCAGCGCGCCATCGAAACCGCCGCGCCTATCGTGGCGCGCTGGCCGGACGTGCCGCAGGAAACCTGGCCGATCCAGGAATTCACGTACCTGTCGCACGCCAAGGTGCACGGCCTGAACGTGGCCGGCCGCCGCCCGATGGCAAGCGCTTACTGGCAGCGCGAGAACCCCGATTATGTCGACGGCGACGATGCCGAGTCCTTCACGCATTTCGCGCGGCGGCTGCAGGCGTTCCATGAACGCTTGCTGCAGCAGACCGGCTTTGTGGTGGTGGTCGGACATGGCCAGTTTTTCCATGCGTACAAGACCGCCCTGGCGCGCGGCCTGGAAGTGTCGCCGCAGTGGATGCGGGAATTCCGGCGGGCGGACCTGGTGACGCCGCTGTCCAATGGGGAAATCCTGGTGGTGGAGCCGGCGGGGATCGTGCTGGCTTGA
- a CDS encoding dihydroorotate dehydrogenase, which translates to MNARDGVTVRTGLSDDTVVDLSIDVGGLRLQNPIMPASGTFADGLANTIDLNRLGAFVTKTITAEKRSGNPVPRVAEVQGGMLNAIGIPSKGSEYFIRESVPFYRGFTPPLVVSISAPTSDGFAELAAALSDVPGVAAIEANISCPNIEEDGKAFAMHARSTAQVVKNLRAATRLPLWVKLTPNTGEIAAVAKAAEDEGAEALVVANTILGMAIDIRTRRPKLGNVMGGMSGPAVKPIVVRMVYQCHRAVSIPIIGCGGISTADDAVEFMLAGATAVQVGTATFIRPTAMIDVIDGLGAFCRQQGMTDLRGLIGAVEDTGFVPFEAMA; encoded by the coding sequence ATGAATGCAAGAGACGGCGTGACGGTGCGCACTGGCCTGTCTGACGACACGGTGGTCGACCTGTCGATTGACGTAGGCGGCTTGCGCCTGCAGAACCCGATCATGCCGGCGTCGGGCACGTTTGCCGACGGCCTGGCCAACACCATCGACCTGAACCGGCTTGGCGCCTTCGTCACCAAGACGATCACGGCCGAAAAGCGCAGCGGCAACCCGGTGCCGCGCGTGGCCGAAGTGCAGGGCGGCATGCTGAACGCCATCGGCATCCCCAGCAAAGGATCCGAGTACTTCATTCGCGAATCCGTGCCCTTTTACCGTGGCTTTACGCCGCCCCTGGTCGTCAGCATTTCGGCCCCCACCAGCGACGGCTTTGCCGAACTGGCGGCGGCCCTGTCCGACGTGCCCGGTGTGGCGGCCATCGAAGCCAATATTTCGTGCCCGAATATCGAAGAAGACGGCAAGGCGTTTGCCATGCACGCGCGGTCCACGGCCCAGGTCGTGAAGAACCTGCGCGCGGCCACCCGCCTGCCGCTGTGGGTCAAGCTCACGCCCAACACCGGTGAAATCGCCGCGGTGGCCAAGGCCGCCGAAGACGAAGGCGCCGAAGCCCTGGTGGTCGCCAACACCATCCTGGGCATGGCGATCGACATCCGCACCCGCCGGCCGAAGCTGGGCAACGTCATGGGCGGCATGTCGGGTCCGGCCGTCAAACCTATCGTGGTGCGCATGGTCTACCAGTGCCACCGCGCGGTCTCGATCCCGATCATTGGTTGCGGCGGCATTTCGACGGCGGATGACGCCGTGGAATTCATGTTGGCCGGCGCCACGGCCGTGCAGGTCGGCACCGCCACCTTCATTCGCCCCACCGCCATGATCGACGTGATCGACGGCCTGGGCGCGTTCTGCCGGCAGCAAGGCATGACCGATCTGCGCGGCCTGATCGGCGCGGTTGAAGACACCGGCTTCGTGCCATTCGAAGCGATGGCCTGA
- a CDS encoding IclR family transcriptional regulator, whose translation MSNDGVTAVERAMAVLDCFKLGADRLSLADLSARLPLHKTTIFRLLNSLVRTRYVVRHDDGRYALGPRVLYLGRVYERSFRLGDVVVPQLKALSKESGETASYYVPSEGQRLCLFRLQPTEGVHDQLVAGSLLDIDDSATGQIFHVWVRGDRRMATPDELPTHSSGLYSPFTTSWAVPVFGDQDQFVGALTLTGLAPRVEPEAGRHKATLMKHGRTLSAALGASESWCDTIYGRHGD comes from the coding sequence ATGAGTAACGACGGCGTCACCGCAGTGGAACGGGCCATGGCCGTGCTGGACTGTTTCAAGCTGGGCGCCGACCGCCTCAGCCTGGCGGACCTGTCAGCCCGCCTGCCGCTGCACAAGACCACCATCTTTCGCCTGCTGAACTCCCTGGTCCGCACGCGTTATGTCGTGCGCCATGACGACGGCCGCTATGCCCTGGGGCCGCGTGTCCTGTATCTGGGAAGGGTGTACGAACGCAGCTTTCGCCTGGGCGACGTGGTGGTGCCGCAGCTGAAGGCGCTGTCGAAGGAAAGCGGCGAGACCGCCTCGTACTACGTGCCGAGCGAAGGGCAGCGCCTGTGCCTGTTCCGCCTGCAACCGACCGAAGGGGTGCACGATCAGCTGGTCGCAGGCAGCCTGCTGGACATCGACGACAGCGCGACGGGCCAGATCTTCCATGTGTGGGTGCGGGGGGACAGGCGGATGGCGACGCCGGATGAACTGCCGACCCATTCCAGCGGCCTGTACAGCCCCTTCACGACGTCATGGGCCGTGCCAGTGTTTGGCGATCAGGATCAGTTCGTGGGAGCGTTGACGCTAACCGGGCTGGCGCCGCGGGTGGAACCCGAAGCAGGGCGGCACAAGGCGACCCTGATGAAGCACGGAAGGACGTTGTCGGCGGCGTTGGGCGCCTCGGAATCGTGGTGCGACACGATCTACGGACGGCACGGCGACTGA
- a CDS encoding RraA family protein yields MTSPSTSASPAAAARGTDPAPSTVAPSTSASSASTKPGDRPLADLPLADLDWLTSTLLADVGAFAMASRINPVDPESRAYGPALTVSVPPGDNLAIHLALTLGRPGDVLIVDGQGFTERALMGGIMCTQAKATGFAGVIVDGAIRDQLELKKLGLPVFAAASHPAGPTKKGDGAVLQPVVCAGAPVVPGDWIFADADGVAVLPAARKGELLAKARAKFDREQARMEAIAAGALTPPWLEGELAKAEISVGERPA; encoded by the coding sequence ATGACCTCCCCATCGACCTCCGCCTCGCCTGCGGCTGCAGCTCGCGGCACGGACCCTGCCCCGTCGACCGTTGCTCCGTCGACCTCTGCATCGTCCGCCTCTACGAAACCAGGCGATCGCCCGCTGGCCGACCTGCCGCTGGCCGACCTCGACTGGCTCACGTCAACCCTGCTCGCGGACGTTGGCGCGTTCGCCATGGCCAGCCGCATCAATCCGGTCGATCCCGAAAGCCGCGCGTACGGCCCCGCGCTGACCGTGTCGGTGCCGCCGGGCGACAACCTCGCCATCCACCTGGCGCTGACCCTGGGACGCCCGGGTGACGTGCTGATCGTGGACGGCCAGGGCTTTACGGAACGGGCGTTAATGGGCGGCATCATGTGCACGCAGGCCAAGGCCACCGGCTTTGCGGGGGTGATCGTCGACGGCGCCATCCGCGACCAGCTGGAATTGAAGAAGCTGGGCCTGCCGGTCTTCGCGGCCGCCTCCCACCCTGCCGGCCCGACCAAGAAAGGCGACGGCGCGGTGCTGCAGCCCGTCGTGTGCGCCGGCGCGCCCGTGGTGCCCGGCGACTGGATCTTTGCCGACGCCGACGGCGTGGCCGTGCTGCCCGCCGCGCGCAAGGGCGAACTGCTGGCCAAGGCCCGCGCCAAGTTCGACCGCGAGCAAGCCCGCATGGAAGCAATTGCTGCCGGCGCGCTGACCCCGCCGTGGCTGGAAGGCGAACTGGCCAAGGCCGAGATCAGCGTTGGCGAACGGCCAGCGTAA
- the gatB gene encoding Asp-tRNA(Asn)/Glu-tRNA(Gln) amidotransferase subunit GatB → MSGQSWEVVIGLETHVQLSTSSKIFSGSSTRFGAAPNTQANAVDLALPGTLPVMNRGAVDRAIALGLALGSTIPTRSIFARKNYFYPDLPKNYQITQFEIPVVQGGQLSFFVGETEKTINLTRAHLEEDAGKSLHDDFAGPHGEKSTGIDLNRAGTPLLEVVTEPEMRSADEAVAYAKALHGLVVWLGICDGNMQEGSFRIDANVSVRPVGQKEFGTRTEVKNVNSFRFLERAIQYEIRRQIELIEDGGTVVQETRLYDPDRDETRSMRSKEDAHDYRYFPDPDLPPLVIGQDWIDRVRAEMPELPAAKRARFEADYGLTPYDAAQLTVSRATATYFESVAQALPAGQAKLAANWVMGELAAALNRDERDVADSPVTPAQLAKLITRIADGTISNKIAREVFGAIWAGENGGDADAIIDARGLRQISDTGAIGKMIDDVLAANPAIVAEYRAGKEKAFNSLVGQIMKAAKGKANPTQVNELLKQKLA, encoded by the coding sequence ATGTCTGGCCAGTCCTGGGAAGTCGTCATCGGTCTCGAAACGCACGTGCAGTTGTCCACGTCGTCCAAGATTTTTTCGGGCAGCAGCACCCGTTTCGGCGCCGCGCCCAATACCCAGGCCAACGCGGTCGACCTGGCCCTGCCCGGCACCCTGCCCGTCATGAACCGCGGCGCGGTCGATCGCGCCATTGCGCTCGGCCTGGCCCTGGGGTCGACGATCCCGACGCGGTCGATCTTTGCGCGCAAGAACTACTTCTACCCCGACCTGCCCAAGAACTACCAGATCACCCAGTTCGAGATCCCGGTCGTGCAGGGCGGCCAACTGAGCTTTTTTGTTGGCGAAACCGAAAAGACGATCAATCTGACCCGGGCGCATCTGGAAGAAGATGCCGGCAAGTCGCTGCATGACGACTTTGCGGGCCCGCATGGCGAAAAGTCCACCGGCATCGACCTGAACCGCGCGGGCACCCCGCTGCTGGAAGTCGTGACCGAACCCGAAATGCGGTCGGCCGACGAAGCCGTGGCCTATGCCAAGGCGCTGCATGGCCTGGTGGTGTGGCTGGGCATTTGCGACGGCAACATGCAGGAAGGCTCGTTCCGGATCGACGCCAACGTGTCGGTGCGCCCGGTCGGCCAGAAGGAATTCGGCACCCGCACCGAGGTCAAGAACGTCAACTCGTTCCGCTTCCTGGAACGCGCGATCCAGTACGAAATCCGCCGCCAGATCGAACTGATCGAAGACGGCGGCACCGTGGTGCAGGAAACCCGCCTGTACGATCCGGATCGCGACGAAACGCGCAGCATGCGGTCCAAGGAAGACGCGCACGACTACCGCTATTTCCCGGACCCCGACCTGCCCCCGCTGGTAATCGGCCAGGACTGGATCGACCGCGTGCGGGCCGAGATGCCCGAACTGCCAGCCGCCAAGCGGGCCCGCTTCGAAGCCGACTACGGCCTGACGCCGTACGACGCCGCGCAGCTGACCGTGTCGCGCGCCACCGCCACCTACTTTGAATCCGTGGCCCAGGCCCTGCCGGCCGGCCAGGCCAAGCTGGCCGCCAACTGGGTCATGGGCGAGCTGGCCGCGGCCCTGAACCGCGACGAACGCGACGTGGCCGACAGCCCTGTCACCCCCGCGCAACTGGCCAAGCTGATCACCCGCATTGCCGACGGCACGATTTCGAACAAGATTGCCCGCGAAGTGTTCGGCGCGATCTGGGCCGGCGAAAACGGGGGTGACGCCGATGCGATCATCGACGCGCGCGGCCTGAGGCAGATCAGCGACACCGGTGCGATCGGCAAGATGATCGACGACGTGCTGGCGGCCAATCCAGCCATCGTTGCCGAATACCGCGCCGGCAAGGAAAAGGCGTTCAATTCGCTGGTCGGCCAGATCATGAAAGCCGCCAAGGGCAAGGCGAACCCCACCCAGGTCAACGAATTGTTGAAGCAGAAACTGGCCTGA
- a CDS encoding dihydroorotate dehydrogenase electron transfer subunit yields MQTSSMQGDIPVGHTAPGHPVPDASSCPGSASGCGGGVSAPDTAGRVISNDWINRDYKHLVLQADGRAAQAVAGQFFHLLCPVTADDSPFFRRPMSTYRADPATGHVEFLYKVTGAGTRGLATLQPNDTLPMLGPLGVGFSLPPGARNIVVLGRGVGLATLAPLSDLAAAAGVGVTAILSARDAENLMSQTRFSGTGATVIEVTDEALTSSVDKVEALLRELHKAGKADAFYTCGSQRLTALMQRLGNELGVPGEVAMEQQMACGIGMCYCCVRAFREGDHLVSKRVCWDGPVFPLAEVT; encoded by the coding sequence ATGCAGACTTCCTCCATGCAGGGCGACATCCCGGTCGGCCACACCGCCCCCGGCCACCCGGTGCCTGACGCGTCGTCGTGTCCGGGCAGCGCGTCGGGCTGTGGCGGCGGCGTCTCCGCGCCCGACACGGCCGGCCGCGTCATCAGCAACGACTGGATCAACCGCGACTATAAGCACCTGGTGCTGCAGGCCGATGGCCGCGCCGCGCAGGCGGTGGCCGGCCAGTTCTTCCATCTGCTGTGCCCGGTCACGGCCGACGATTCGCCGTTCTTTCGCCGCCCCATGAGCACCTACCGCGCGGACCCTGCAACGGGCCACGTGGAATTTCTGTACAAGGTGACGGGCGCCGGGACGCGCGGCCTGGCGACCCTGCAGCCGAATGACACGCTGCCGATGCTGGGCCCGTTGGGCGTGGGCTTTTCGCTGCCGCCCGGTGCGCGCAACATCGTGGTGCTGGGACGCGGCGTGGGGCTGGCCACCCTGGCGCCGCTGTCCGATCTGGCGGCTGCGGCAGGCGTGGGCGTGACCGCGATCCTGAGCGCGCGCGACGCCGAAAACCTGATGTCGCAGACGCGTTTCAGCGGCACCGGCGCCACCGTGATCGAAGTGACGGATGAAGCCCTGACCAGCTCGGTCGACAAGGTGGAAGCCTTGCTGCGCGAACTGCACAAGGCCGGCAAGGCCGATGCCTTCTATACCTGCGGGTCGCAGCGCCTGACCGCGTTGATGCAGCGGCTGGGGAACGAGCTGGGCGTGCCCGGCGAAGTCGCCATGGAACAGCAGATGGCCTGTGGCATCGGCATGTGCTATTGCTGCGTGCGCGCCTTCCGTGAAGGCGATCACCTGGTCAGCAAACGGGTCTGCTGGGATGGCCCCGTGTTTCCGCTTGCGGAGGTGACGTGA